CGCCCGGTCGCGGTGGCCGGTCCGCGCCCGATCGGTCTGGACGGTCTGCTGTCCACCGGCGGGAGCACGCTGCGCGGGGTCACCAACACGCTGGGCGGCTCCGGCGCGGACAGCCTGGTGGACCTGCGCTCGCCGGACGGCTGGCGCACCGCGGTGCTGACGGTGCGGGCGGCGGCCGACCCGGCGCCGACCGCGCTGGTGGCCGGGCCCGGTGGATCGGTGTACGAGCTTTCCGGCCGGATGGACCTGCTGTTCCAGGGGGTGCCGGACGACCGGTTCACGCTGCGTAGGGTGTGAACCATGGAACTCGACGCGGCGGCCCTCGGTGAGCAGGAGGCCCGGCTGGACGAACTGCTCGCGCTGCTCGGCCTGGTCTGGGACCAGCCGGCCGACCGTCGGGTCGAGGTGCTCGCGGCGCGTCAGCCGCTCTACCCGCAGTTCCACCGGATCGGCCACAAGCGGCAGTTGGTGATCCGCGCGCTGGAGGACGACCGGCGGTCGGTGGTCGAGCACTACCCGGTCGTGCTCCGCGCGGTGGTGGCCGACCGGGACACCAACTCGCCGCGCTGGCTGGTCGCCGTCCTGGCGGGCGCGGTGGGTCGGCGCCGAGCCGAGCGGGATCTGCTGGCGGCGGGTGCCTCGGCGGACGCGCTGCGCTGGGTGCGGCTGTTGTAGCCGGGACTCAGGCGGCGACGGCCGCTGTGGCGCGGGCCTGGTCGTAACGCCGGAGCAGCAGTTGGGCGATCTCCGGGGCGGCGCCGAGCACCGGCGCGATCAGCTCGACCCCGGCGTCGGTGGCGGCGGCCGTGATCCGGTCCGGCAGCAGGCCGGGCGCCAGCAGGTAGGGGGCGACCGCGAGTTGACGCAGCCCCCGGGCGCGCAGCGCGGCGAACGCGTCGGCCGGCTGGGGTGGTGCGGCGGAGGCGTGGGCCACCTCGACGGCGGCGAAGCCGCGGGTGCGCCGGTACTCGGCGGCCACCGCGCGGGTGGCCGCGTTGGCGGCCCGGTCGGAGGAGCCGGCGGCGGCCAGCACCAGGCCGGTGCGGTGGGCCTCGGCCGGGTCGAACCCGGCCTCGGCCAGCCGCCGGTCCAGCGCGGCCAGCAGCAGCGGGGACGGGCCGAGCACGTCGGCGAGCGGCAGGTCCGCACCGGCCTCGCGGAGCGCGGCCGGGATGTCGGTACGGGCGTGGAAGGCCCGGTTGAGCAGCAGCGGGACGGCCACGGCGTCCCGGTACCGGTCGGCCACCTGGGCCAGCCGGGGAGCGGAGTGCTCCAGGTAGGCGGCGCCGACCCGGAGTCCGGGCCGGGTCGAGCCGATCAGCCGGACCAGCTCGTCGACGGTCGCGGCGTGCCGGGGGTCGCGGCTGCCGTGGGCGATCAGCAGCAGGGCGGGGCCGCCCGCACCGGTGGTGCGGGAGGGGGCGGGCAGCCGGCCGAGGCGCATGGTCGCGGTCCTATCGGTTGCTGCCCAGCAGGCCGCGGTTGCGCAGCACGCGGCGCTCCAGCGGGCTGAAGAACAGCAGGTCGATGGCGACGCCGACGAGCAGGATCAGGATGATGCCGAGCAGCACGCCGGACATGTCGTTGAACTCGCGCTGGTTCTCCAGGAACCGGCCGAGGCCGACACCGAGGTCGGGGGAGGCGGCGATGAGTTCGGCGGCCATCAGCGAGCGCCAGGAGAAGGCCCAGCCCTGCTTGAGTCCGGCCAGGTAGCCGGGCAGCGCGCCGGGGAGCAGCACGTGCCGGGCCCGGGACAGGCCGGTGGCGCCCATGGTGCGGCCGGCCCGCAGCAGCAGCGGCGGGACCTGGT
This genomic interval from Kitasatospora gansuensis contains the following:
- a CDS encoding sirohydrochlorin chelatase, with translation MRLGRLPAPSRTTGAGGPALLLIAHGSRDPRHAATVDELVRLIGSTRPGLRVGAAYLEHSAPRLAQVADRYRDAVAVPLLLNRAFHARTDIPAALREAGADLPLADVLGPSPLLLAALDRRLAEAGFDPAEAHRTGLVLAAAGSSDRAANAATRAVAAEYRRTRGFAAVEVAHASAAPPQPADAFAALRARGLRQLAVAPYLLAPGLLPDRITAAATDAGVELIAPVLGAAPEIAQLLLRRYDQARATAAVAA